The proteins below are encoded in one region of Mycobacterium shinjukuense:
- the rpoB gene encoding DNA-directed RNA polymerase subunit beta, protein MADFRQSNTDASPSQSRPQSSSNGSVPGAPNRVSFAKLREPLEVPGLLDVQTDSFEWLIGSPRWREAALARGDVNPIGGLEEVLYELSPIEDFSGSMSLSFSDPRFDDVKAPVDECKDKDMTYAAPLFVTAEFINNNTGEIKSQTVFMGDFPMMTEKGTFIINGTERVVVSQLVRSPGVYFDETIDKSTEKTLHSVKVIPSRGAWLEFDVDKRDTVGVRIDRKRRQPVTVLLKALGWTSEQITERFGFSDIMMSTLEKDNTVGTDDALLDIYRKLRPGEPPTKESAQTLLENLFFKEKRYDLARVGRYKVNKKLGLHPGEPIGTTTLTEEDVVATIEYLVRLHAGQPTMCVPGGVEVPVETDDIDHFGNRRLRTVGELIQNQIRVGMSRMERVVRERMTTQDVEAITPQTLINIRPVVAAIKEFFGTSQLSQFMDQNNPLSGLTHKRRLSALGPGGLSRERAGLEVRDVHPSHYGRMCPIETPEGPNIGLIGSLSVYARVNPFGFIETPYRKVRDGIVTDEIEYLTADEEDRHVVAQANSPIDADGRFVEPRVLVRRKAGEVEYVPSSEVDYMDVSPRQMVSVATAMIPFLEHDDANRALMGANMQRQAVPLVRSEAPLVGTGMELRAAIDAGDVVVAERSGVIEEVSADYITVMADDGTRHTYRLRKFARSNHGTSANQTPIVDAGDRVEAGQVIADGPCTQNGEMALGKNLLVAIMPWEGHNYEDAIILSNRLVEEDILTSIHIEEHEIDARDTKLGAEEITRDIPNVSDEVLADLDERGIVRIGAEVRDGDILVGKVTPKGETELTPEERLLRAIFGEKAREVRDTSLKVPHGESGKVIGIRVFSREDDDELAAGVNELVRVYVAQKRKISDGDKLAGRHGNKGVIGKILPVEDMPFLADGTPVDIILNTHGVPRRMNIGQILETHLGWCAHSGWKIDTSGGVPDWAAKLPEELLAAEPNAIVSTPVFDGAREEELQGLLSATLPNRDGDVLVDGDGKAVLFDGRSGEPFPYPVTVGYMYIMKLHHLVDDKIHARSTGPYSMITQQPLGGKAQFGGQRFGEMECWAMQAYGAAYTLQELLTIKSDDTVGRVKVYEAIVKGENIPEPGIPESFKVLLKELQSLCLNVEVLSSDGAAIELREGEDEDLERAAANLGINLSRNESASVEDLA, encoded by the coding sequence TTGGCTGATTTCCGCCAAAGCAACACAGACGCTAGCCCCAGTCAGAGTCGCCCGCAAAGTTCTTCAAATGGCTCCGTTCCCGGAGCGCCCAACCGGGTTTCCTTCGCCAAACTCCGCGAACCCCTGGAAGTTCCGGGATTGCTTGACGTGCAAACCGATTCGTTCGAGTGGCTGATCGGTTCACCGCGTTGGCGTGAAGCCGCCCTCGCTCGGGGCGACGTCAACCCGATCGGGGGCCTCGAAGAGGTGCTCTACGAACTCTCACCGATCGAGGACTTCTCCGGGTCGATGTCCCTGTCGTTCTCCGACCCTCGCTTCGACGACGTCAAGGCACCCGTGGATGAGTGCAAAGACAAGGACATGACCTACGCGGCGCCGCTGTTCGTCACCGCGGAGTTCATCAACAACAACACCGGCGAGATCAAGAGCCAGACGGTGTTCATGGGTGACTTTCCAATGATGACCGAGAAGGGCACGTTCATCATCAACGGGACCGAGCGTGTGGTCGTCAGCCAGCTGGTGCGTTCGCCCGGGGTGTACTTCGACGAAACGATCGACAAGTCCACCGAGAAGACGCTGCACAGTGTCAAGGTGATTCCCAGCCGCGGCGCCTGGCTGGAGTTCGACGTCGACAAGCGCGACACCGTGGGTGTGCGCATCGACCGCAAGCGGCGCCAGCCCGTCACCGTGCTGCTCAAGGCACTGGGCTGGACCAGCGAGCAGATCACCGAGCGGTTCGGGTTCTCCGACATCATGATGTCGACGTTGGAGAAGGACAACACCGTCGGCACCGACGATGCGCTGTTAGACATCTACCGCAAGCTACGTCCGGGCGAGCCGCCGACCAAGGAGTCCGCGCAGACCCTGCTGGAGAACCTGTTCTTCAAGGAGAAGCGCTACGACCTGGCCAGGGTGGGCCGCTACAAGGTGAACAAGAAGCTCGGCCTGCACCCCGGTGAGCCCATCGGTACCACCACGCTGACCGAAGAGGACGTCGTCGCCACCATCGAGTACCTGGTCCGCCTGCATGCGGGTCAGCCGACGATGTGTGTCCCCGGCGGCGTCGAGGTGCCGGTGGAAACCGACGACATCGACCACTTCGGCAACCGTCGGCTGCGCACGGTGGGCGAGCTGATCCAGAACCAGATCCGGGTCGGCATGTCGCGGATGGAGCGGGTCGTCCGGGAGCGGATGACCACCCAGGACGTCGAGGCGATCACCCCGCAGACGCTCATCAACATCCGCCCGGTGGTTGCCGCGATCAAGGAATTCTTCGGCACCAGCCAGCTATCCCAGTTCATGGATCAAAACAACCCGCTCTCCGGCCTCACCCACAAGCGTCGACTGTCGGCGCTGGGGCCCGGGGGTCTGTCCCGGGAGCGCGCCGGGTTGGAGGTCCGTGACGTGCACCCGTCGCATTACGGCCGGATGTGCCCGATCGAGACCCCGGAAGGGCCCAACATCGGCCTGATCGGCTCGCTGTCGGTGTATGCGCGGGTCAATCCGTTCGGGTTTATCGAGACGCCGTACCGCAAGGTCCGCGACGGCATCGTGACCGACGAGATCGAGTACCTGACCGCCGACGAGGAGGACCGCCACGTCGTGGCCCAGGCCAACTCGCCGATCGACGCCGACGGCCGCTTCGTCGAACCGCGCGTTCTGGTCCGCCGCAAGGCGGGCGAGGTGGAGTACGTGCCGTCGTCCGAGGTGGACTACATGGACGTGTCGCCTCGCCAAATGGTGTCGGTGGCCACCGCGATGATCCCGTTCCTCGAGCACGACGACGCCAACCGTGCCCTGATGGGTGCCAACATGCAGCGCCAGGCGGTCCCGTTGGTGCGCAGCGAGGCCCCGCTGGTGGGCACCGGCATGGAGTTGCGCGCCGCCATCGACGCCGGCGACGTCGTCGTCGCTGAGAGGTCCGGGGTGATCGAGGAGGTGTCGGCCGACTACATCACCGTGATGGCCGACGACGGCACCCGGCACACCTACCGACTGCGCAAGTTCGCCCGCTCCAACCACGGCACCAGCGCCAACCAAACCCCGATCGTGGACGCGGGCGACCGGGTCGAGGCCGGCCAGGTCATTGCCGACGGTCCGTGCACCCAAAACGGCGAGATGGCGCTCGGCAAGAACCTGCTGGTGGCGATCATGCCGTGGGAGGGCCACAACTACGAGGACGCGATCATCCTGTCCAACCGACTCGTCGAAGAGGACATCCTCACCTCGATCCACATCGAGGAGCACGAGATCGACGCCCGCGACACCAAGCTGGGCGCCGAGGAGATCACCCGGGACATCCCGAACGTCTCCGACGAGGTGCTTGCCGACCTGGACGAGCGCGGCATCGTGCGCATCGGCGCCGAGGTGCGCGACGGGGACATCCTGGTCGGCAAGGTCACCCCCAAGGGGGAGACCGAGTTGACCCCGGAGGAGCGGCTGCTGCGCGCCATTTTCGGAGAGAAGGCCCGCGAAGTCCGTGACACCTCGCTGAAGGTGCCGCACGGCGAATCCGGCAAGGTGATCGGCATCCGGGTGTTCTCCCGCGAGGACGACGACGAACTGGCCGCCGGCGTCAACGAGCTGGTGCGGGTCTACGTGGCCCAGAAACGCAAGATCTCCGACGGTGACAAGCTGGCCGGCAGGCACGGCAACAAGGGCGTCATCGGCAAGATCCTGCCGGTGGAGGACATGCCGTTCCTTGCCGACGGGACCCCGGTGGACATCATCCTCAACACCCATGGCGTGCCGCGACGGATGAACATCGGCCAGATCCTGGAAACCCACCTGGGTTGGTGCGCGCACAGCGGCTGGAAGATCGATACGTCGGGCGGAGTGCCGGACTGGGCCGCCAAGCTGCCCGAGGAGCTGCTGGCGGCCGAGCCGAACGCGATCGTGTCGACACCGGTGTTCGACGGTGCCCGAGAGGAGGAGCTGCAGGGGCTGCTGTCGGCCACGCTGCCCAACCGCGACGGTGACGTGCTGGTGGATGGCGACGGCAAGGCCGTACTGTTCGACGGGCGCAGCGGCGAGCCGTTCCCGTATCCGGTCACGGTTGGCTACATGTACATCATGAAGCTGCACCACCTGGTGGACGACAAGATCCACGCCCGCTCCACCGGTCCGTACTCGATGATCACCCAGCAGCCGCTGGGTGGTAAGGCGCAGTTCGGCGGCCAGCGGTTCGGCGAGATGGAGTGCTGGGCCATGCAGGCCTACGGTGCGGCCTACACGCTGCAGGAGCTGCTGACCATCAAGTCCGACGACACCGTCGGCCGGGTCAAGGTGTACGAGGCGATCGTCAAGGGGGAGAACATCCCGGAACCGGGGATTCCCGAGTCGTTCAAGGTTCTGCTCAAGGAGCTGCAATCGCTGTGCCTCAACGTGGAAGTGCTGTCCAGTGACGGTGCGGCGATCGAGCTGCGCGAGGGGGAGGACGAGGATCTTGAGCGGGCCGCGGCCAACCTGGGAATCAACTTGTCCCGCAACGAATCCGCGTCCGTCGAGGACCTGGCGTAA
- a CDS encoding ABC transporter ATP-binding protein, translated as MGVAIEVNGLTKSFGSSRIWEDVTLTIPAGEVSVLLGPSGTGKSVFLKSLIGLLRPERGSIIIDGTDIIECSAKELYEIRTLFGVLFQDGALFGSMNLFDNTAFPLREHTKKKESEIRDIVMEKLALVGLGGDEKKFPGEISGGMRKRAGLARALVLDPQIILCDEPDSGLDPVRTAYLSQLIMDINAQIDATILIVTHNINIARTVPDNMGMLFRKHLVMFGPREVLLTSDEPVVRQFLNGRRIGPIGMSEEKDEATMAEEQALLDAGHHAGGVEEIEGVPPQITATPGMPERKAVARRQARVREMLHTLPKKAQVAILDDLEGTHKYHSSEFAG; from the coding sequence ATGGGCGTCGCTATCGAGGTCAACGGACTCACGAAGTCCTTCGGATCCTCGAGGATCTGGGAAGACGTCACGCTCACGATCCCCGCTGGTGAGGTCAGCGTCTTGCTGGGCCCGTCGGGTACCGGCAAATCGGTGTTCCTGAAGTCGCTGATCGGTCTGTTACGGCCGGAGCGCGGCTCGATCATCATCGACGGCACCGACATCATCGAATGCTCGGCCAAGGAGCTGTACGAGATCCGGACATTGTTCGGCGTGCTATTCCAGGACGGTGCGCTGTTCGGGTCGATGAACCTCTTCGACAACACCGCGTTCCCGCTGCGGGAGCACACCAAGAAAAAGGAAAGCGAGATCCGTGACATCGTCATGGAGAAGCTGGCCCTGGTCGGCCTGGGTGGGGACGAGAAGAAGTTCCCCGGTGAGATCTCCGGCGGTATGCGCAAGCGTGCCGGCCTGGCCCGTGCGCTGGTTCTGGACCCGCAGATCATTCTCTGCGACGAGCCCGACTCGGGTCTAGACCCGGTCCGTACCGCCTACCTGAGCCAGTTGATCATGGACATCAACGCCCAGATCGACGCCACCATCTTGATCGTGACGCACAACATCAACATCGCCCGCACCGTGCCGGACAACATGGGCATGCTGTTCCGCAAGCACCTGGTGATGTTCGGCCCGCGGGAGGTGCTGCTGACCAGCGACGAGCCGGTGGTGCGGCAGTTCCTCAACGGCCGGCGCATCGGGCCGATCGGCATGTCCGAGGAGAAGGACGAGGCCACCATGGCCGAAGAGCAGGCGCTGCTGGATGCCGGCCATCACGCGGGTGGTGTCGAGGAAATCGAGGGCGTGCCGCCGCAAATCACCGCCACGCCGGGGATGCCGGAGCGCAAGGCGGTGGCTCGACGCCAGGCTCGGGTGCGCGAGATGTTGCACACGTTGCCCAAGAAAGCCCAGGTGGCGATCCTCGACGATCTCGAGGGCACGCACAAGTACCACTCGAGCGAGTTCGCCGGCTAG
- a CDS encoding carotenoid oxygenase family protein: MTAAHTAAPLNPYLDGFLAPVGAEVTATDLPVTGHIPDHLDGRYLRNGANPVAQVDPAIYHWFSGDGMIHGVALRGGQARWYRNRWVRSPSVCAALGEPAPTRINPRAGMLALGANTSVLAHAGKTLALVEAGVATYELTDELDTVGTCDFDGTLAGGYTAHPHRDPRTGELHAVSYSFARGNTVQYSVIDTRGRARRTVDIEVGGSPMMHNFSLTDKYVVIYDLPVTFDPAQVLPATMPRWLRLPAQLVMQSLIGRVRVPGPIAALVNRNERPSDRLPYAWNPRYQARIGVMPRDGGNGDVRWFDIEPCYVYHPLNAYSEVRDGSEVLVLDVVRYSRMFDRDRRGPGGDSLPRLDRWTINLATGAVSTERRDDRPQEFPRINETRLGGRHRFGYTVGIEGGFFAQDSSQMVTWLYKQDYVTGSTTVAALDPNLLIGEMAFVPNPSANAEDDGVLMGYGHHRGRDEGQLLLLDAQTLESMATVHLPQRVPMGFHGTWAPTA, from the coding sequence ATGACCGCCGCGCACACCGCCGCCCCCTTGAACCCCTATCTGGACGGCTTCCTGGCGCCGGTGGGCGCCGAGGTGACCGCGACCGACCTGCCGGTCACCGGCCACATCCCCGACCACCTCGACGGGCGTTACCTGCGCAACGGGGCCAACCCGGTGGCACAGGTCGACCCCGCGATCTACCACTGGTTCAGCGGCGACGGCATGATCCACGGGGTCGCGCTGCGCGGCGGACAAGCCCGCTGGTACCGCAACCGATGGGTGCGCAGCCCGTCGGTATGTGCCGCCCTCGGCGAGCCGGCGCCCACCCGGATCAACCCGCGGGCCGGCATGCTGGCCCTGGGCGCCAACACCAGCGTGTTGGCCCACGCCGGCAAGACCCTGGCCCTCGTCGAAGCAGGCGTCGCCACCTACGAACTCACCGACGAGCTGGACACCGTTGGGACATGCGATTTCGACGGCACCCTGGCCGGGGGCTACACCGCCCATCCACACCGGGACCCGCGCACCGGCGAACTGCACGCGGTGTCCTACTCCTTCGCTCGCGGGAACACGGTGCAGTACTCGGTGATCGACACCCGGGGCCGCGCCCGTCGCACGGTCGACATCGAGGTGGGCGGCTCGCCGATGATGCACAACTTCTCGCTGACCGACAAGTATGTGGTGATCTACGACCTGCCGGTGACCTTCGACCCGGCGCAGGTGTTGCCGGCGACGATGCCGCGCTGGCTGCGGCTGCCCGCCCAGCTGGTGATGCAGTCGTTGATCGGACGCGTCCGGGTCCCGGGACCGATCGCGGCGCTGGTCAATCGCAACGAGCGACCCTCTGACCGCCTGCCATACGCCTGGAATCCGCGCTACCAGGCGCGGATCGGTGTGATGCCACGCGACGGCGGCAACGGTGACGTGCGCTGGTTCGACATCGAGCCCTGCTATGTCTACCACCCGCTCAACGCCTACTCGGAGGTCCGCGACGGCTCCGAGGTGCTGGTGCTCGACGTGGTGCGTTACTCGCGAATGTTCGACCGGGACCGGCGCGGCCCGGGCGGTGACAGCCTGCCGCGGCTGGATCGGTGGACGATCAACCTGGCGACCGGTGCGGTTTCCACCGAACGTCGTGACGACCGGCCGCAGGAATTTCCCCGGATCAACGAGACCCGGTTGGGCGGTCGGCATCGGTTCGGCTACACCGTCGGCATCGAGGGCGGTTTTTTTGCCCAAGACTCGTCGCAAATGGTGACCTGGCTGTACAAGCAGGATTATGTGACCGGGTCGACGACGGTCGCCGCGCTCGATCCCAACCTGCTGATCGGTGAGATGGCGTTCGTGCCGAACCCCTCGGCCAACGCCGAGGACGACGGCGTCCTCATGGGATACGGCCATCACCGCGGCCGCGACGAGGGCCAACTGCTGCTGTTGGACGCCCAGACCCTCGAGTCGATGGCCACCGTGCATCTGCCGCAACGGGTGCCGATGGGCTTCCACGGCACCTGGGCGCCGACCGCCTGA
- a CDS encoding TetR/AcrR family transcriptional regulator, which translates to MTSPTGVRDELLQAAVGLLNEHGPDALQTRKVAGAAGTSTMAVYTHFGGMRGLIAAVAEEGLRQFDAALTLPSTADPVGDLLAVGIAYRRYAIERPHMYRLMFGSTSAHGINAPAHNVLTLTIAQIEQQHPSFAHVVRAVRRSMLAGRLAAAGSADDDATVVAVAAQFWALVHGFVMLELAGFYGDDDDTAVEPVLASMTANLLVALGDSAEQVKRSQRSAVVAGGTRKPRGSRAATT; encoded by the coding sequence ATGACTTCACCGACGGGTGTTCGAGACGAGTTGCTGCAGGCCGCCGTGGGACTGCTCAACGAGCACGGGCCCGACGCGCTGCAGACCCGCAAGGTGGCCGGCGCCGCGGGCACCTCCACGATGGCGGTCTACACCCATTTCGGCGGGATGCGCGGGCTCATCGCCGCGGTCGCCGAAGAGGGGTTGCGCCAGTTCGATGCCGCGCTGACGCTCCCCAGCACCGCGGATCCCGTCGGCGACCTGCTGGCCGTCGGCATCGCCTACCGGCGTTACGCCATCGAGCGGCCACACATGTATCGGCTGATGTTCGGCAGCACCAGCGCACACGGCATCAACGCGCCGGCGCACAACGTCTTGACACTAACGATCGCCCAGATCGAGCAGCAGCACCCCAGCTTCGCGCACGTGGTGCGCGCGGTGCGCCGGTCGATGCTGGCCGGCCGGTTAGCGGCCGCGGGCTCTGCGGATGACGACGCCACCGTGGTGGCCGTGGCGGCCCAGTTCTGGGCGTTGGTCCACGGCTTCGTCATGCTCGAACTCGCCGGGTTCTACGGCGACGACGACGACACCGCGGTGGAACCGGTGCTGGCCTCGATGACAGCGAATTTGCTGGTCGCCCTGGGAGATTCAGCCGAGCAGGTGAAGCGTTCGCAGCGGTCGGCGGTGGTCGCAGGCGGGACGCGAAAGCCCCGGGGTTCTCGCGCAGCGACTACTTGA
- the rplL gene encoding 50S ribosomal protein L7/L12, whose protein sequence is MAKLSTDELLDAFKEMTLLELSDFVKKFEETFEVTAAAPVAVAAVGAAPAGAAAEAVEEQTEFDVILEAAGEKKIGVIKVVREIVSGLGLKEAKDLVDSAPKPLLEKVAKEAADEAKAKLEAAGATVTVK, encoded by the coding sequence ATGGCAAAGCTCTCGACCGACGAATTGCTGGACGCGTTCAAGGAAATGACGCTGTTGGAGCTTTCGGACTTCGTCAAGAAGTTCGAGGAGACCTTCGAGGTCACCGCCGCGGCTCCGGTCGCCGTCGCCGCCGTGGGAGCCGCCCCGGCCGGCGCCGCCGCCGAGGCCGTCGAGGAGCAGACCGAGTTCGACGTGATCCTCGAGGCCGCCGGCGAGAAGAAGATCGGCGTCATCAAGGTGGTCCGGGAGATCGTCTCGGGCCTGGGCCTCAAGGAGGCCAAGGACCTGGTGGACAGCGCGCCCAAGCCGCTGCTGGAGAAGGTCGCCAAGGAAGCCGCCGACGAGGCCAAGGCCAAGCTCGAGGCGGCCGGCGCCACCGTCACCGTCAAGTAG
- the rplJ gene encoding 50S ribosomal protein L10: MAKADKATAVADIAARFKASTAAVITEYRGLTVANLAQLRRSLGESASYAVAKNTLIKRAASEAGIEGLDELFAGPTAIAFVTGEPVDAAKTIKTFAREHKALVIKGGYMDGHPLSVADVERIADLESREVLLAKLAGAMKGNLAKAAGLFTAPASQMARLAAALQEKMAAEAPGTPADTAAAEPASDQ, from the coding sequence ATGGCCAAGGCTGACAAGGCCACCGCGGTGGCAGACATCGCGGCGCGCTTCAAGGCCTCGACCGCTGCCGTTATCACCGAATACCGGGGTTTGACGGTGGCCAACCTGGCGCAGCTGCGCCGGTCGCTGGGGGAGTCGGCCAGCTACGCGGTGGCCAAGAACACGCTTATCAAGCGGGCGGCCTCGGAGGCCGGCATCGAGGGACTCGACGAGCTGTTCGCCGGCCCGACCGCGATCGCGTTCGTCACCGGTGAACCGGTGGACGCCGCCAAGACCATCAAGACCTTCGCCAGGGAGCACAAGGCGCTGGTCATCAAGGGCGGCTACATGGATGGCCACCCGCTGAGCGTCGCCGACGTCGAACGCATCGCCGACCTGGAATCCCGTGAGGTGCTGCTGGCCAAGCTGGCCGGCGCGATGAAGGGCAACCTCGCCAAGGCCGCCGGGTTGTTCACTGCGCCCGCATCGCAGATGGCCCGACTGGCGGCCGCACTGCAGGAAAAGATGGCCGCCGAGGCACCCGGCACGCCCGCGGACACTGCGGCCGCAGAACCAGCTTCAGACCAATAA
- a CDS encoding ROK family protein — MRTLCLDIGGTKIAAGLADTAGVLLHTATRPTPARRDPEGVWAAVAAMIADALRVAGGTVGAVGIASAGPVDLRAGTVSPINIPGWRGFPLRDRVTDLVPGVPVRLGGDGVCMALGEHWRGAGRGARFLLGMVVSTGVGGGLVLDGAPYDGRTGNAGHVGHVVVDQDGEPCACGGRGCVETVAAGPAMVRWARANGWAAAPDAGARELADAAEAGDAVALAAFRRGARGVAAMIASVGAVCDLDLVVVGGGVAKSGRLLFDPLRAALSDYARLDFLAGLRVVGAQLGGEAGLVGAARLATMTFGRR, encoded by the coding sequence ATGCGCACCCTCTGCCTCGACATCGGCGGCACCAAGATCGCCGCTGGCCTCGCCGATACCGCCGGAGTGCTGCTGCACACCGCCACCCGCCCGACCCCGGCGCGCCGCGACCCCGAAGGGGTGTGGGCGGCGGTGGCCGCGATGATCGCCGACGCGTTGCGCGTGGCCGGCGGCACGGTCGGTGCGGTGGGCATCGCCTCCGCCGGCCCCGTCGACCTGCGAGCCGGGACCGTCAGCCCGATCAACATCCCGGGTTGGCGCGGATTTCCGCTGCGGGACCGAGTCACCGACCTGGTGCCCGGTGTGCCGGTGCGGCTGGGCGGTGACGGTGTCTGCATGGCGCTCGGCGAGCACTGGCGTGGGGCCGGCCGGGGCGCGCGTTTCCTGCTGGGAATGGTCGTCTCCACCGGAGTCGGCGGCGGATTGGTGCTCGACGGCGCCCCGTATGACGGCCGCACCGGCAACGCCGGTCATGTCGGTCACGTGGTGGTCGACCAGGATGGTGAGCCCTGTGCGTGCGGCGGGCGCGGTTGCGTCGAGACGGTGGCGGCCGGCCCGGCGATGGTGCGCTGGGCGCGGGCCAATGGTTGGGCGGCGGCGCCGGACGCCGGCGCCCGGGAGCTGGCCGACGCGGCGGAGGCCGGGGACGCGGTGGCGCTGGCGGCCTTTCGCCGGGGCGCCCGGGGCGTGGCGGCGATGATCGCCTCGGTGGGTGCGGTGTGCGACCTCGACCTGGTCGTCGTCGGGGGAGGCGTCGCCAAGTCCGGACGCCTGCTCTTCGACCCGCTGCGGGCGGCGTTGTCCGACTACGCCCGGCTGGACTTCCTGGCCGGCCTGCGCGTGGTGGGGGCCCAGCTCGGCGGTGAGGCCGGGCTGGTCGGCGCGGCCAGGCTCGCCACTATGACGTTCGGCCGACGGTGA
- a CDS encoding DUF7158 domain-containing protein produces the protein MSLVATVAGAPVAVDEVDAREARLRSGPCAARWPASGTSEGRQLRRWLTQLIVTERVVAVEAAARGLGAADAPTEAEVLPDVTARLELGSIAAAALADPLARALFADVTAAVQISDAEVADYHARNPLRFAQRRPGRDGWCTPTVSAPPLERVRPVINEHLLGAARRRAFRIWLDARRAALVRLAPGYEHPGDPRQPDNTHRH, from the coding sequence ATGAGCCTGGTCGCGACCGTGGCCGGCGCACCGGTTGCCGTCGACGAGGTCGACGCCCGGGAAGCGCGGCTGCGCAGCGGTCCGTGTGCCGCCCGGTGGCCGGCGAGCGGCACCAGCGAGGGCCGACAATTGCGGCGCTGGCTCACCCAGCTGATCGTGACCGAGCGGGTGGTCGCCGTTGAGGCGGCGGCGCGTGGCCTCGGTGCGGCCGACGCCCCGACCGAGGCCGAGGTGTTGCCCGACGTGACCGCCCGGCTGGAGCTCGGCAGCATCGCCGCCGCCGCGCTGGCCGACCCGCTGGCCCGGGCGTTGTTCGCCGACGTCACCGCCGCGGTCCAAATTTCCGACGCCGAGGTGGCCGACTATCATGCCCGCAACCCGCTGCGGTTCGCCCAGCGCCGGCCCGGCCGCGACGGCTGGTGCACCCCGACGGTCAGCGCGCCACCCCTCGAGCGGGTGCGGCCGGTCATCAACGAGCATCTGCTGGGTGCCGCGCGGCGTCGCGCCTTCCGGATCTGGTTGGACGCCCGCCGGGCCGCGCTGGTGCGCCTGGCACCTGGCTACGAGCATCCGGGTGACCCCCGCCAACCCGACAACACCCACCGGCACTGA